One Vespa crabro chromosome 4, iyVesCrab1.2, whole genome shotgun sequence DNA segment encodes these proteins:
- the LOC124423878 gene encoding histone deacetylase 4 isoform X7, which yields MALEYGTTTYNMHHTNQLEDVGYRSIEITSAFTHLPQKEMARDTPGSPMSRPRDLGSGGGGGGGGGGGGGGGGGGGGGGGGGGGGGGGAATATLTSGAYHAAVATSDPTTLHGHALQQKILELQQHHQLQQQILRQQYQAQERQLAEMHEQQMHQLKLWEKQKQLEEQLREKERLEALRKKDKHDHSAIASTEVKQRLQSFLVNKKQREAAAAANGAVPGTPGYRSWLQPQSETTSNTNSSHPYRMPQMLQEKFGDDFPLRKTDAGSNPESGPNSPPTVNNSQASPTAGSNTAIQEESESTSYGGPLTSSSQQGSLSDLSLFSSPSMPNISLGRPQIPSSSAQSGSKLAPVSEAEVRAAFTARLGMPLTGQMLPGTLPFYPSLTVIDGDPTYIHKQMQNLEQVSVGSRQHPVYHTAPITDTQVAHTRLQKASHRPLGSRTQSAPLPLGHPMLQSGMMAPPAHYEEYLMEKQHHDQQQAHNYLKQQIRQTVLTRVSSRGQTNQLDEAPESEESEVIDLTGKKDLSEESEISKQQRDREQFLQQQRDLMMRHTLQTNESTAYPGGRSSQSARPLSRALSSPLVHLGPQGGGGDMFARGSPHRANTGLAYDQLMLKHACVCGETVRGHPEHGGRLQSVWARLSETGLSQRCSRVRSRQATLEEIQTCHSEAHTLLFGTNPLNRQKLDMSKLPQLPIIELPCGGVGVDSDTTWNELNTAPAARMAVGCVVDLALKAAMGDIKNGFAVVRPPGHHAESNQAMGFCFFNSVAIAARLLQQKLDIRKILILDWDVHHGNGTQHMFYDDPRVLYLSIHRHDEGNFFPGTGGPTECGTGEGLGYNVNVAWSGGLNPPMGDAEYLAAFRTIVMPIAKVFDPEIVLVSAGFDAAVGHPAPLGGYKVSPACFGRMTQQLLTLAGGKVVLALEGGYDLAAICDSAQECVRALLGDEPTPIREDELTRAPCQNAIDTLQKTIAIQMSHWQCVKLFAHTVGMSAIEASQKEHDETETVSAMASLSMQQPTNLTTTPDHSREVSEEPMEQDEAK from the exons AAGACGTGGGCTATAGGAGTATCGAGATCACGTCGGCTTTCACGCATCTACCTCAAAAGG AGATGGCCAGGGACACCCCGGGCTCGCCTATGTCACGCCCGCGGGATTTGGGTAGTGgaggcggtggcggcggcggcggcggtggcggaggaggcggtggcggcggtggtggtggcggcggagggggaggagggggCGGGGGTGGAGGTGCTGCAACGGCCACCTTAACTTCCGGCGCCTATCATGCTGCAGTTGCTACCTCCGATCCAACGACCCTGCATGGCCACGCTTTGCAACAGAAAATACTCGAG CTACAGCAGCACCATCAGCTACAGCAACAAATCCTGCGGCAGCAGTACCAAGCACAGGAACGGCAATTGGCCGAGATGCACGAACAACAAATGCATCAGCTCAAG CTTTGGGAAAAGCAGAAACAATTGGAGGAGCAATTGAGGGAAAAGGAACGATTAGAGGCACTCAGGAAGAAGGACAAGCACGATCATAGCGCCATCGCTTCGACGGAGGTCAAACAACGTCTTCAG AGTTTCCTGGTTAACAAAAAGCAAAGGGAAGCCGCTGCAGCGGCGAACGGGGCCGTCCCTGGTACACCTGGATATAGAAGCTG gtTGCAGCCACAGTCCGAAACAACGAGCAACACAAATTCCTCGCATCCTTATCGTATGCCACAGATGTTGCAGGAGAAGTTTGGCGATGATTTCCCATTGAGAAAGACAG ATGCTGGTAGCAATCCAGAATCGGGGCCTAACTCACCGCCGACTGTTAATAATTCTCAGGCGAGTCCCACCGCAGGAAGCAATACAGCGATACAAGAg GAAAGCGAAAGTACGAGTTATGGTGGCCCGCTGACGAGTAGTAGTCAACAGGGAAGTCTCTCGGATCTTTCGTTATTTAGTTCACCGTCCATGCCCAATATCTCTTTGGGAAGACCTCAAATTCCATCCAGCTCGGCT CAGAGCGGATCGAAATTAGCACCAGTCTCTGAAGCTGAAGTTCGTGCCGCATTTACGGCTCGTCTTGGTATGCCATTGACAGGTCAAATGTTACCAGGCACATTACCGTTCTATCCATCGCTGACGGTCATCGATGGAGATCCTACGTACATTCACAAACAAATGCAAAATTTGGAACAAGTGTCAGTAGGGAGCAGGCAACATCCGGTATATCATACCGCGCCGATTACGGATACACAAGTAGCACATACAAGACTGCAGAAGGCTAGTCACCGGCCTTTAGGTA GTAGAACTCAATCCGCGCCATTACCTCTTGGTCATCCGATGTTGCAAAGTGGTATGATGGCACCACCTGCGCATTACGAGGAATACCTGATGGAGAAACAGCACCATGATCAACAACAGGCGCACAATTATTTGAAACAACAGATTCGTCAGACCGTATTAACGCGAGTTAGTTCTCGAGGGCAGACCAATCAGTTGGACGAAGCGCCAGAAAGCGAGGAATCCGAAGTGATAGATCTTACGGGAAAAAAGGATTTATCGGAGGAGAGCGAAATTTCGAAACAACAGAGGGACCGTGAACAGTTTTTGCAACAACAGAGAGATCTGATGATGAGACACACCTTACAGACGAACGAGTCGACGGCCTATCCTGGCGGAAGGAGTTCACAATCCGCCAGACCACTCTCAAGAGCGCTCTCTAGTCCGTTGGTACATTTAG GACCTCAGGGTGGCGGTGGTGATATGTTTGCTCGGGGCTCACCTCATCGAGCTAACACAGGATTGGCATACGATCAATTGATGCTAAAACATGCCTGTGTTTGTGGTGAAACTGTAAGGGGTCATCCCGAACACGGTGGTAGATTACAGAGCGTTTGGGCTAGACTATCGGAAACGGGATTATCTCAGCGTTGCAGTCGAGTTCGTTCTCGTCAGGCTACACTTGAAGAAATTCAAACGTGTCATAGCGAGGCACACACGCTTTTATTCG GAACGAATCCTTTGAATCGTCAAAAATTAGACATGTCGAAACTTCCACAATTACCGATCATTGAATTGCCTTGCGGAGGAGTAGGCGTTGATTCCGATACAACGTGGAACGAATTAAACACCGCACCTGCCGCCCGAATGGCTGTAGGATGCGTCGTTGATCTCGCTTTAAAGGCAGCAATGGGTGACATCAAGAATGGCTTTGCGGTCGTTAGACCTCCGGGACATCATGCGGAGAGCAATCAAGCGATGGGCTTTTGTTTCTTCAATTCCGTGGCGATCGCTGCTCGTCTGTTGCAACAAAAACTTGACATCAGAAAGATATTGATCCTTGATTGG gACGTTCATCATGGAAATGGAACACAACATATGTTCTACGACGATCCTAGAGTACTTTATCTCTCCATACACCGACACGACGAGGGTAACTTTTTCCCAGGTACGGGTGGACCAACGGAATGTGGTACAGGCGAGGGTTTAGGATACAACGTGAACGTAGCATGGTCTGGTGGATTAAATCCACCAATGGGAGACGCCGAATATTTGGCAGCCTTTAGAACGATCGTTATGCCGATCGCTAAGGTTTTCGATCCTGAAATCGTCCTAGTTTCTGCGGGTTTTGACGCTGCCGTTGGTCATCCCGCACCTCTTGGTGGCTACAAGGTCAGCCCTGCGTGTTTCGGTAGAATGACGCAACAGTTGCTAACTCTCGCAGGTGGTAAGGTCGTTCTAGCTTTGGAAGGTGGTTATGACTTGGCAGCGATCTGCGATTCCGCACAGGAGTGCGTTAGAGCTTTGCTAGGTGATGAACCAACTCCAATACGAGAGGATGAACTCACGCGGGCTCCTTGCCAAAATGCCATTGATACATTACAAAAGACTATCGCCATTCAG ATGTCTCATTGGCAATGCGTTAAACTCTTCGCTCATACCGTCGGTATGAGCGCAATTGAGGCGAGTCAGAAGGAACACGACGAAACAGAAACAGTATCTGCTATGGCTTCGCTTTCAATGCAACAGCCTACGAATCTTAC AACTACGCCGGATCATTCCCGAGAAGTCTCCGAGGAACCGATGGAGCAAGACGAGGCAAAATGA
- the LOC124423878 gene encoding histone deacetylase 4 isoform X5, with the protein MALEYGTTTYNMHHTNQLEDVGYRSIEITSAFTHLPQKEMARDTPGSPMSRPRDLGSGGGGGGGGGGGGGGGGGGGGGGGGGGGGGGGAATATLTSGAYHAAVATSDPTTLHGHALQQKILEQHHQLQQQILRQQYQAQERQLAEMHEQQMHQLKLWEKQKQLEEQLREKERLEALRKKDKHDHSAIASTEVKQRLQSFLVNKKQREAAAAANGAVPGTPGYRSWLQPQSETTSNTNSSHPYRMPQMLQEKFGDDFPLRKTASEPNLKVRLKQRVERNMAALRHSPLMARRKDRLLSHLKRKSLLANAGSNPESGPNSPPTVNNSQASPTAGSNTAIQEESESTSYGGPLTSSSQQGSLSDLSLFSSPSMPNISLGRPQIPSSSAQSGSKLAPVSEAEVRAAFTARLGMPLTGQMLPGTLPFYPSLTVIDGDPTYIHKQMQNLEQVSVGSRQHPVYHTAPITDTQVAHTRLQKASHRPLGSRTQSAPLPLGHPMLQSGMMAPPAHYEEYLMEKQHHDQQQAHNYLKQQIRQTVLTRVSSRGQTNQLDEAPESEESEVIDLTGKKDLSEESEISKQQRDREQFLQQQRDLMMRHTLQTNESTAYPGGRSSQSARPLSRALSSPLVHLGPQGGGGDMFARGSPHRANTGLAYDQLMLKHACVCGETVRGHPEHGGRLQSVWARLSETGLSQRCSRVRSRQATLEEIQTCHSEAHTLLFGTNPLNRQKLDMSKLPQLPIIELPCGGVGVDSDTTWNELNTAPAARMAVGCVVDLALKAAMGDIKNGFAVVRPPGHHAESNQAMGFCFFNSVAIAARLLQQKLDIRKILILDWDVHHGNGTQHMFYDDPRVLYLSIHRHDEGNFFPGTGGPTECGTGEGLGYNVNVAWSGGLNPPMGDAEYLAAFRTIVMPIAKVFDPEIVLVSAGFDAAVGHPAPLGGYKVSPACFGRMTQQLLTLAGGKVVLALEGGYDLAAICDSAQECVRALLGDEPTPIREDELTRAPCQNAIDTLQKTIAIQMSHWQCVKLFAHTVGMSAIEASQKEHDETETVSAMASLSMQQPTNLTTTPDHSREVSEEPMEQDEAK; encoded by the exons AAGACGTGGGCTATAGGAGTATCGAGATCACGTCGGCTTTCACGCATCTACCTCAAAAGG AGATGGCCAGGGACACCCCGGGCTCGCCTATGTCACGCCCGCGGGATTTGGGTAGTGgaggcggtggcggcggcggcggcggtggcggaggaggcggtggcggcggtggtggtggcggcggagggggaggagggggCGGGGGTGGAGGTGCTGCAACGGCCACCTTAACTTCCGGCGCCTATCATGCTGCAGTTGCTACCTCCGATCCAACGACCCTGCATGGCCACGCTTTGCAACAGAAAATACTCGAG CAGCACCATCAGCTACAGCAACAAATCCTGCGGCAGCAGTACCAAGCACAGGAACGGCAATTGGCCGAGATGCACGAACAACAAATGCATCAGCTCAAG CTTTGGGAAAAGCAGAAACAATTGGAGGAGCAATTGAGGGAAAAGGAACGATTAGAGGCACTCAGGAAGAAGGACAAGCACGATCATAGCGCCATCGCTTCGACGGAGGTCAAACAACGTCTTCAG AGTTTCCTGGTTAACAAAAAGCAAAGGGAAGCCGCTGCAGCGGCGAACGGGGCCGTCCCTGGTACACCTGGATATAGAAGCTG gtTGCAGCCACAGTCCGAAACAACGAGCAACACAAATTCCTCGCATCCTTATCGTATGCCACAGATGTTGCAGGAGAAGTTTGGCGATGATTTCCCATTGAGAAAGACAG CATCGGAGCCGAACCTGAAGGTGCGACTAAAACAGCGCGTGGAGAGGAATATGGCGGCCTTGCGGCACTCGCCCCTGATGGCACGAAGGAAGGATCGTCTTCTGTCGCACCTCAAGCGGAAGTCGCTACTAGCAA ATGCTGGTAGCAATCCAGAATCGGGGCCTAACTCACCGCCGACTGTTAATAATTCTCAGGCGAGTCCCACCGCAGGAAGCAATACAGCGATACAAGAg GAAAGCGAAAGTACGAGTTATGGTGGCCCGCTGACGAGTAGTAGTCAACAGGGAAGTCTCTCGGATCTTTCGTTATTTAGTTCACCGTCCATGCCCAATATCTCTTTGGGAAGACCTCAAATTCCATCCAGCTCGGCT CAGAGCGGATCGAAATTAGCACCAGTCTCTGAAGCTGAAGTTCGTGCCGCATTTACGGCTCGTCTTGGTATGCCATTGACAGGTCAAATGTTACCAGGCACATTACCGTTCTATCCATCGCTGACGGTCATCGATGGAGATCCTACGTACATTCACAAACAAATGCAAAATTTGGAACAAGTGTCAGTAGGGAGCAGGCAACATCCGGTATATCATACCGCGCCGATTACGGATACACAAGTAGCACATACAAGACTGCAGAAGGCTAGTCACCGGCCTTTAGGTA GTAGAACTCAATCCGCGCCATTACCTCTTGGTCATCCGATGTTGCAAAGTGGTATGATGGCACCACCTGCGCATTACGAGGAATACCTGATGGAGAAACAGCACCATGATCAACAACAGGCGCACAATTATTTGAAACAACAGATTCGTCAGACCGTATTAACGCGAGTTAGTTCTCGAGGGCAGACCAATCAGTTGGACGAAGCGCCAGAAAGCGAGGAATCCGAAGTGATAGATCTTACGGGAAAAAAGGATTTATCGGAGGAGAGCGAAATTTCGAAACAACAGAGGGACCGTGAACAGTTTTTGCAACAACAGAGAGATCTGATGATGAGACACACCTTACAGACGAACGAGTCGACGGCCTATCCTGGCGGAAGGAGTTCACAATCCGCCAGACCACTCTCAAGAGCGCTCTCTAGTCCGTTGGTACATTTAG GACCTCAGGGTGGCGGTGGTGATATGTTTGCTCGGGGCTCACCTCATCGAGCTAACACAGGATTGGCATACGATCAATTGATGCTAAAACATGCCTGTGTTTGTGGTGAAACTGTAAGGGGTCATCCCGAACACGGTGGTAGATTACAGAGCGTTTGGGCTAGACTATCGGAAACGGGATTATCTCAGCGTTGCAGTCGAGTTCGTTCTCGTCAGGCTACACTTGAAGAAATTCAAACGTGTCATAGCGAGGCACACACGCTTTTATTCG GAACGAATCCTTTGAATCGTCAAAAATTAGACATGTCGAAACTTCCACAATTACCGATCATTGAATTGCCTTGCGGAGGAGTAGGCGTTGATTCCGATACAACGTGGAACGAATTAAACACCGCACCTGCCGCCCGAATGGCTGTAGGATGCGTCGTTGATCTCGCTTTAAAGGCAGCAATGGGTGACATCAAGAATGGCTTTGCGGTCGTTAGACCTCCGGGACATCATGCGGAGAGCAATCAAGCGATGGGCTTTTGTTTCTTCAATTCCGTGGCGATCGCTGCTCGTCTGTTGCAACAAAAACTTGACATCAGAAAGATATTGATCCTTGATTGG gACGTTCATCATGGAAATGGAACACAACATATGTTCTACGACGATCCTAGAGTACTTTATCTCTCCATACACCGACACGACGAGGGTAACTTTTTCCCAGGTACGGGTGGACCAACGGAATGTGGTACAGGCGAGGGTTTAGGATACAACGTGAACGTAGCATGGTCTGGTGGATTAAATCCACCAATGGGAGACGCCGAATATTTGGCAGCCTTTAGAACGATCGTTATGCCGATCGCTAAGGTTTTCGATCCTGAAATCGTCCTAGTTTCTGCGGGTTTTGACGCTGCCGTTGGTCATCCCGCACCTCTTGGTGGCTACAAGGTCAGCCCTGCGTGTTTCGGTAGAATGACGCAACAGTTGCTAACTCTCGCAGGTGGTAAGGTCGTTCTAGCTTTGGAAGGTGGTTATGACTTGGCAGCGATCTGCGATTCCGCACAGGAGTGCGTTAGAGCTTTGCTAGGTGATGAACCAACTCCAATACGAGAGGATGAACTCACGCGGGCTCCTTGCCAAAATGCCATTGATACATTACAAAAGACTATCGCCATTCAG ATGTCTCATTGGCAATGCGTTAAACTCTTCGCTCATACCGTCGGTATGAGCGCAATTGAGGCGAGTCAGAAGGAACACGACGAAACAGAAACAGTATCTGCTATGGCTTCGCTTTCAATGCAACAGCCTACGAATCTTAC AACTACGCCGGATCATTCCCGAGAAGTCTCCGAGGAACCGATGGAGCAAGACGAGGCAAAATGA
- the LOC124423878 gene encoding histone deacetylase 4 isoform X3, translating to MALEYGTTTYNMHHTNQLDVGYRSIEITSAFTHLPQKEMARDTPGSPMSRPRDLGSGGGGGGGGGGGGGGGGGGGGGGGGGGGGGGGAATATLTSGAYHAAVATSDPTTLHGHALQQKILELQQHHQLQQQILRQQYQAQERQLAEMHEQQMHQLKLWEKQKQLEEQLREKERLEALRKKDKHDHSAIASTEVKQRLQSFLVNKKQREAAAAANGAVPGTPGYRSWLQPQSETTSNTNSSHPYRMPQMLQEKFGDDFPLRKTASEPNLKVRLKQRVERNMAALRHSPLMARRKDRLLSHLKRKSLLANAGSNPESGPNSPPTVNNSQASPTAGSNTAIQEESESTSYGGPLTSSSQQGSLSDLSLFSSPSMPNISLGRPQIPSSSAQSGSKLAPVSEAEVRAAFTARLGMPLTGQMLPGTLPFYPSLTVIDGDPTYIHKQMQNLEQVSVGSRQHPVYHTAPITDTQVAHTRLQKASHRPLGSRTQSAPLPLGHPMLQSGMMAPPAHYEEYLMEKQHHDQQQAHNYLKQQIRQTVLTRVSSRGQTNQLDEAPESEESEVIDLTGKKDLSEESEISKQQRDREQFLQQQRDLMMRHTLQTNESTAYPGGRSSQSARPLSRALSSPLVHLGPQGGGGDMFARGSPHRANTGLAYDQLMLKHACVCGETVRGHPEHGGRLQSVWARLSETGLSQRCSRVRSRQATLEEIQTCHSEAHTLLFGTNPLNRQKLDMSKLPQLPIIELPCGGVGVDSDTTWNELNTAPAARMAVGCVVDLALKAAMGDIKNGFAVVRPPGHHAESNQAMGFCFFNSVAIAARLLQQKLDIRKILILDWDVHHGNGTQHMFYDDPRVLYLSIHRHDEGNFFPGTGGPTECGTGEGLGYNVNVAWSGGLNPPMGDAEYLAAFRTIVMPIAKVFDPEIVLVSAGFDAAVGHPAPLGGYKVSPACFGRMTQQLLTLAGGKVVLALEGGYDLAAICDSAQECVRALLGDEPTPIREDELTRAPCQNAIDTLQKTIAIQMSHWQCVKLFAHTVGMSAIEASQKEHDETETVSAMASLSMQQPTNLTTTPDHSREVSEEPMEQDEAK from the exons ACGTGGGCTATAGGAGTATCGAGATCACGTCGGCTTTCACGCATCTACCTCAAAAGG AGATGGCCAGGGACACCCCGGGCTCGCCTATGTCACGCCCGCGGGATTTGGGTAGTGgaggcggtggcggcggcggcggcggtggcggaggaggcggtggcggcggtggtggtggcggcggagggggaggagggggCGGGGGTGGAGGTGCTGCAACGGCCACCTTAACTTCCGGCGCCTATCATGCTGCAGTTGCTACCTCCGATCCAACGACCCTGCATGGCCACGCTTTGCAACAGAAAATACTCGAG CTACAGCAGCACCATCAGCTACAGCAACAAATCCTGCGGCAGCAGTACCAAGCACAGGAACGGCAATTGGCCGAGATGCACGAACAACAAATGCATCAGCTCAAG CTTTGGGAAAAGCAGAAACAATTGGAGGAGCAATTGAGGGAAAAGGAACGATTAGAGGCACTCAGGAAGAAGGACAAGCACGATCATAGCGCCATCGCTTCGACGGAGGTCAAACAACGTCTTCAG AGTTTCCTGGTTAACAAAAAGCAAAGGGAAGCCGCTGCAGCGGCGAACGGGGCCGTCCCTGGTACACCTGGATATAGAAGCTG gtTGCAGCCACAGTCCGAAACAACGAGCAACACAAATTCCTCGCATCCTTATCGTATGCCACAGATGTTGCAGGAGAAGTTTGGCGATGATTTCCCATTGAGAAAGACAG CATCGGAGCCGAACCTGAAGGTGCGACTAAAACAGCGCGTGGAGAGGAATATGGCGGCCTTGCGGCACTCGCCCCTGATGGCACGAAGGAAGGATCGTCTTCTGTCGCACCTCAAGCGGAAGTCGCTACTAGCAA ATGCTGGTAGCAATCCAGAATCGGGGCCTAACTCACCGCCGACTGTTAATAATTCTCAGGCGAGTCCCACCGCAGGAAGCAATACAGCGATACAAGAg GAAAGCGAAAGTACGAGTTATGGTGGCCCGCTGACGAGTAGTAGTCAACAGGGAAGTCTCTCGGATCTTTCGTTATTTAGTTCACCGTCCATGCCCAATATCTCTTTGGGAAGACCTCAAATTCCATCCAGCTCGGCT CAGAGCGGATCGAAATTAGCACCAGTCTCTGAAGCTGAAGTTCGTGCCGCATTTACGGCTCGTCTTGGTATGCCATTGACAGGTCAAATGTTACCAGGCACATTACCGTTCTATCCATCGCTGACGGTCATCGATGGAGATCCTACGTACATTCACAAACAAATGCAAAATTTGGAACAAGTGTCAGTAGGGAGCAGGCAACATCCGGTATATCATACCGCGCCGATTACGGATACACAAGTAGCACATACAAGACTGCAGAAGGCTAGTCACCGGCCTTTAGGTA GTAGAACTCAATCCGCGCCATTACCTCTTGGTCATCCGATGTTGCAAAGTGGTATGATGGCACCACCTGCGCATTACGAGGAATACCTGATGGAGAAACAGCACCATGATCAACAACAGGCGCACAATTATTTGAAACAACAGATTCGTCAGACCGTATTAACGCGAGTTAGTTCTCGAGGGCAGACCAATCAGTTGGACGAAGCGCCAGAAAGCGAGGAATCCGAAGTGATAGATCTTACGGGAAAAAAGGATTTATCGGAGGAGAGCGAAATTTCGAAACAACAGAGGGACCGTGAACAGTTTTTGCAACAACAGAGAGATCTGATGATGAGACACACCTTACAGACGAACGAGTCGACGGCCTATCCTGGCGGAAGGAGTTCACAATCCGCCAGACCACTCTCAAGAGCGCTCTCTAGTCCGTTGGTACATTTAG GACCTCAGGGTGGCGGTGGTGATATGTTTGCTCGGGGCTCACCTCATCGAGCTAACACAGGATTGGCATACGATCAATTGATGCTAAAACATGCCTGTGTTTGTGGTGAAACTGTAAGGGGTCATCCCGAACACGGTGGTAGATTACAGAGCGTTTGGGCTAGACTATCGGAAACGGGATTATCTCAGCGTTGCAGTCGAGTTCGTTCTCGTCAGGCTACACTTGAAGAAATTCAAACGTGTCATAGCGAGGCACACACGCTTTTATTCG GAACGAATCCTTTGAATCGTCAAAAATTAGACATGTCGAAACTTCCACAATTACCGATCATTGAATTGCCTTGCGGAGGAGTAGGCGTTGATTCCGATACAACGTGGAACGAATTAAACACCGCACCTGCCGCCCGAATGGCTGTAGGATGCGTCGTTGATCTCGCTTTAAAGGCAGCAATGGGTGACATCAAGAATGGCTTTGCGGTCGTTAGACCTCCGGGACATCATGCGGAGAGCAATCAAGCGATGGGCTTTTGTTTCTTCAATTCCGTGGCGATCGCTGCTCGTCTGTTGCAACAAAAACTTGACATCAGAAAGATATTGATCCTTGATTGG gACGTTCATCATGGAAATGGAACACAACATATGTTCTACGACGATCCTAGAGTACTTTATCTCTCCATACACCGACACGACGAGGGTAACTTTTTCCCAGGTACGGGTGGACCAACGGAATGTGGTACAGGCGAGGGTTTAGGATACAACGTGAACGTAGCATGGTCTGGTGGATTAAATCCACCAATGGGAGACGCCGAATATTTGGCAGCCTTTAGAACGATCGTTATGCCGATCGCTAAGGTTTTCGATCCTGAAATCGTCCTAGTTTCTGCGGGTTTTGACGCTGCCGTTGGTCATCCCGCACCTCTTGGTGGCTACAAGGTCAGCCCTGCGTGTTTCGGTAGAATGACGCAACAGTTGCTAACTCTCGCAGGTGGTAAGGTCGTTCTAGCTTTGGAAGGTGGTTATGACTTGGCAGCGATCTGCGATTCCGCACAGGAGTGCGTTAGAGCTTTGCTAGGTGATGAACCAACTCCAATACGAGAGGATGAACTCACGCGGGCTCCTTGCCAAAATGCCATTGATACATTACAAAAGACTATCGCCATTCAG ATGTCTCATTGGCAATGCGTTAAACTCTTCGCTCATACCGTCGGTATGAGCGCAATTGAGGCGAGTCAGAAGGAACACGACGAAACAGAAACAGTATCTGCTATGGCTTCGCTTTCAATGCAACAGCCTACGAATCTTAC AACTACGCCGGATCATTCCCGAGAAGTCTCCGAGGAACCGATGGAGCAAGACGAGGCAAAATGA